The following coding sequences lie in one Anaerobranca gottschalkii DSM 13577 genomic window:
- a CDS encoding ABC transporter ATP-binding protein encodes MIELINISKTYAGTVKAVDNITLTIPKGEIFGFLGPNGAGKTTTIKMITGILKPDQGTIKVNGIDISQNPIEGKKQFGFVPDNPNMFLRLKGIEYLNFMADVYDVPADERKERIKEMAKRFEMTNALGDKIQSYSHGMRQKIILMGALVHKPPVWILDEPLTGLDPKSSFVLKEMMREHTDKGKTVFFSTHVLDVAEKICDRVAIINKGKILFCGKIEEMQGLLKSNETLEKMFLEMTESE; translated from the coding sequence ATGATAGAACTAATAAATATATCCAAAACATATGCTGGGACTGTAAAAGCAGTTGATAACATAACATTAACAATACCTAAAGGAGAAATCTTTGGTTTTTTAGGTCCAAATGGAGCAGGGAAAACAACAACGATTAAAATGATTACTGGAATTTTAAAACCTGATCAAGGGACTATCAAAGTGAATGGGATAGATATTTCCCAAAACCCCATAGAGGGAAAGAAACAGTTTGGCTTCGTACCTGATAATCCCAACATGTTTTTAAGATTAAAAGGTATTGAATATCTCAATTTCATGGCTGATGTTTACGATGTCCCTGCTGATGAAAGAAAAGAGCGGATAAAAGAAATGGCTAAACGTTTTGAGATGACCAATGCTTTAGGGGACAAAATTCAAAGTTATTCCCATGGGATGAGACAAAAAATAATATTGATGGGTGCATTAGTTCATAAACCACCGGTCTGGATACTAGATGAACCCCTAACAGGCCTTGACCCTAAATCATCCTTTGTTTTAAAAGAGATGATGAGGGAACATACCGATAAGGGTAAAACAGTATTTTTTTCTACCCACGTATTAGATGTAGCAGAAAAGATATGTGATAGGGTGGCAATTATCAATAAAGGTAAAATACTCTTCTGTGGTAAAATAGAAGAAATGCAAGGACTTCTAAAGAGTAATGAAACTCTAGAAAAAATGTTTTTGGAGATGACGGAAAGTGAATAA